The DNA segment TTAAATCCGTGAGAGCGAGTTGTGTTGTTCCAAAAATACCAATCGCCTTTACCGCCGCCGCCACCCATCGACATTCCAGCCTGACGTTGATCCTGCGCAGTAAAACCTCCCAGTTGACCTGATTCCATGGCTTTGCGCATTTTCTCCTCTTCGCGCTCCAGGCGGACAATCTCAGCCAGAATCTTCTTTTCGCGCTCTTTCTCGGGCAGATCCACCATCATAATCAGGCTGTCCTGAAGTTCTACATTCAGGATGTGCTCCACGAGTTCATTCAGGTTTTCTGCTTTGGTTTTAATCTCCTGGTAATTAGGCATTTCCTCGTTAATAACCGCCAGGGTAGAGTCGTAGTAGTTACGGGCCAAAACGTACTTGCGCTGGTCAAAATAGAGGTCGGCAAGGGTGTAGTAGGCTTTAGCTTTGTGCTTGGGAGTGGTGCTAACCTCACCTGATTTAATCAGATACTCTATGGCCGTTTCGATGTCGCGCTCCTTGAGCTCCACGTCGGCCATCGCGTAGTAAACCTGATCCCGGTACTCAAAATTTTTCACGTCGCGGAGCATTCGTTGCAGCATGCGCCGGACCTCCGTAGCATCCATTCTTCCGCTGTGTGCATAGGCCTGATAAAGACGGGCGTTAAACTCCATTTCATAAGGAGGGGCCATCCTCACCACGCGCGAGAATGTTTGCACCGCCTTGCGCGAATCTCCTTTCTTGTCGTAAACCTGAGCGAGGATAAAGGTAAGACGTATGCGAAACTGCTTGTCACGGGCGTGCTCAATGGCCTGTTCCAGCATTTCAATGGCACTGTCCCAGTTTTCCTGCCGGATGTAGTAGTCAGCATATACGGCAGGCAGTTCAGCCTCTATGTGTTTGGGCAGGTCTTTTTCTTCGGAAACCTTCTTCAGCACAGAATTTGCCTTGCTCATCCGATTGGTTTCCATGTACACGCGTGCCAGCCAGATACCGGCATCGTAACGCGTGTTTTGCTGCTTAAACGCCTTGGACACGTAGGTAAACATCTCCTGCGCCGATCCATAGGTTCGCTTGTAGAAGTTGGCCTTACCAATCAAAAAGTAGTTGTCGTCAATCCACTTGTTGTGCTCCTTATTGCGAATACGCATGGAGTGGCGTTGAATAACCTTGGAGCATTTTTCTATGATCACATCCAGCTCTGGATAAAGCTGCTGTGCTTTTTCCTCGTCGGGATAAATGAATACCGGAAGTAACTCGTCCCAGTTCTCCTGGTTTTGAACACGCAAATTCTCTTCCAACGCCATCATCATTTCCTTGGCGTTGAAATAACCATTGAAACGGGCTGTGGTTTGGTGAAATACCCTGTTGGTTAAACCCGTCTTTTTGCGTGAGCATCCGGCCCACACAAGGGTCATAACAAGCAGCACCACCAAAACACGTGAAGCAGATGTAAGAGGTTGAAAATTCATTCGCATGCAGCCATTCCAGTTCTATAGAACTGAAAAAGCGCAAAATTATTGTATTTTTCCAAACCTTTCCGGATGCTCGGGCTTCTGCGTTGTAATCACGATATTTGCACCTCCCAAAGCCCCCTGCATGGCCAACGATCAGCGTTCGCGAAAAAAAATCCTTAAAAAGCTCAAAAACAAGTATCGGCTGGTGATTTTGCACGAATCAACCTTCGCCGAAAAGTTCAGCATGCTGCTGAGCCCGCTTAACGTAATTATCGTATTCACCCTCTTTTCGTTGTTTATCATCCTCATGGTGCTGAGCGTTATTGTGTTTACCCCACTCAAAGAGTTTATTCCGGGCTATGCCGATACCTCCACCCAAATCAATGCCATCAGGGCTGCCGAAGCCGCTGCTCAACTGGAGGAACATGCGCGCATCCAGGAGCAATACCTTGCCAATTTGCGCCGGGTGCTGCAGGGTGATGTATTTGAAAACGATACGCTTGAGTTGCTAGAAGACGGAAGGATGGTGCAGGAAGTCAGCTTCAGCCGCTCATTGGAAGACAGCTTGCTGCGTCTGAAAGTAGAAGAAACTGAGCGCTACAACATTGCTATGGAGGCCGAAAGCGTGGTTCGCGACGGTGATCTGACGGGAATGTTCTTTTTTACGCCATTGCGGGGAGAAATCTCCAGCAGCTTTGACCCATCCATCAATCATCTGGGTGTGGACATCGTATCGCGCGAGAATGAGGCCGTGAAAGCTGTGCTGGATGGAACAGTGGTGTTGGCAACCTGGACCACCGACGGAGGGTTTACCATTCAGTTACAACATCGCAACAACCTTGTTTCGGTGTACAAACACAATTCCGTGCTGCTGAAAAAAGAAGGCGACCGGGTTAAAGCCGGCGACCCCATTGCCATCGTAGGCAACTCGGGCGAGCTCACCGACGGTCCGCACCTGCACTTTGAACTCTGGCACAAAGGCAAGGCCCTCGACCCCGAAAAATTCATGGTATTCAATTAGGTATGGGACTCAAAACAGCCATCTCAAAATACTACGCTGCCTACCACATCAACAAGCGCAACCAGTGGAGCAAGCAACCCGGAATCACGCAGAAAAAGGTGTTTGAATCACTCATACAAACCGCTGCCGACACTGCTTTTGGGCGCGACCACGATTTTCAGAACATCAAGACCTATGCGGACTTCAAAGGGCGCGTACCCATTGCCGACTACGAAGCGCTGAAGCCCTACGCAGAGCGGATGGCAGCCGGAGAAACCAACGTCCTGTGGCCCGGAAAGCCTGCTTATATCGCCAAAACCAGCGGCACCACATCGGGGGCAAAGCTCATTCCCATCTCACAGGAATCCATGCCCTACCACATACGATCGGCCAAGCACGCCTTGCTCAGCTACATTCATGAAACGGGAGATGCCCGTTTTGTGGGAGGTAAGATGATTTTTCTGCAGGGAAGCCCCGAACTGGAACTTAAAAACGGCATCCGTGTGGGACGGCTGTCGGGTATTGTGGCACATCACGTGCCGGCATACCTTCAATCCAATCGGATGCCGAGCTACGAAGTAAACTGCATTGACGACTGGGAAACCAAGGTGGACAAGGTTGTGGAAGAAACCATGGTGGCCGATATGCGCCTTATCAGCGGAATTCCTAGTTGGGTGCAGATGTACTTTGAGCGCCTTCTGGAGCGAACCGGAAAACGCAATGTACTGGAGGTATTCCCGAATTTCTCGCTCTTTGTATACGGCGGCGTGAACTTTGAACCCTACCGATCGCGCTTTGACGAACTGATTGGGGGAAAAATTTCGACGGTAGAAACCTACCCTGCTTCGGAAGGGTTTATTGCCTACCAGGACCGGCAAAACAACCCCGGCTTGCTGCTCGAAATCAACTCCGGAATGTTTTTCGAATTCATTCCGGCCGATGCCTATTTCGATGAGAATCCACCTCGACTGAGTATAGACGAAGTTGAGCTCGGAGTAAACTACGCGCTTGTGCTCAACACCAATGCCGGCTTGTGGGGTTACAGCATTGGCGACACCGTGAAATTTCTGTCGCGCGAGCCCTGGCGCCTTGTGGTTACCGGGCGAATCAAGCACTTTATCTCTGCTTTTGGCGAGCACGTTATTGGCGAAGAAGTGGAAGGAGCCTTGAGCGAAGTTGCTGCCGAACACGGAGCCCAGGTGGTTGAGTTTACCGTGGCGCCACAAGTTAAACCGGCTACAGGACTGCCCTACCACGAATGGCTTATTGAGTTTTCCAAAGCACCTGCAGATGCCGGGGGGTTTGCGCTCGACCTGGACGCCGCGTTGCAAAAACGAAACAGCTACTACCACGATTTGATTCAGGGAAAAGTGCTTCGGCCTCTGGTGCTTTCATCCGTGCAAAACCGCGGCTTCGAACAATACATGAAGTCCGTTGGTAAACTGGGAGGACAAAACAAAATCCCAAGGCTTTCAAACGACCGAAACATTGCAGACCAGATGATTGTCAGCGGACTAACCTCAAACTCCGAAGGAATAGGAAAATAATAGCGACCTTTGCGCGCCCAAAATCGGGGTAACCCTTGGAAAACAAGCAACGACATATTGCCATTCTGGGTTCTACGGGCTCTATCGGCACGCAGGCCCTTGAGGTGCTGGCTGCCCACCCCGACGTTTTTGAGCTGGAAGTGCTTACCGCCAACAGCAACGCCGATTTGCTCATTGAGCAGGCCCGGGCCTTTAAGCCCAATGTGGTGGTTATTACAGACGAATCCAAGTATCGGTTGGTAAGTGATTCGCTGGCCGATACCGATGTAAAGGTTTACGCCGGAAAAGAAGCGCTGAACCAGGTGGTAGAAATGGAGCCCATTGACATGGTGCTGACTGCGCTTGTAGGTTATGCCGGCCTGGCTCCCACGCTTGCTGCCATCAGGGCGGGCAAGCACATTGCGCTGGCCAACAAAGAAACACTGGTTGTGGCCGGCGAGCTGGTTACCAAACTGGCACAGGAATACGGGGTAAATATTTATCCCGTTGACTCTGAGCACTCAGCTATTTTTCAATGTTTGGTTGGTGAATTTCACAACCCCATAGAGAAAATCATCCTCACAGCCAGCGGAGGTCCTTTCAGGGGACGCAGGCGAGAAGAACTGGCAAGTGTAACACGCGCCCAGGCGCTGAAGCACCCCAATTGGGTGATGGGTGCAAAAATCACCATTGACTCTGCCTCGCTGATGAACAAAGGCCTGGAGGTGATTGAAGCCCGCTGGTTGTTCAATCTGAAGAACGACCAGATTGATGTGGTGGTGCATCCGCAAAGCATCATCCACTCGATGGTGCAGTTTACCGACGGCTCAATCAAAGCCCAGATGGGCTTGCCCGACATGAAATTACCCATTCAGTTTGCATTGGGGTATCCGCACCGTCTGAAAAGCGATTTTGAGCGTTTTGACTTCGCGCGCTATCCTTCACTCACTTTTGAGCAACCCGACCTGGAAACCTTTCGCAATCTTCAGCTTGCCTTTGATGCCATGGAGCGAGGAGGAAATGCTCCATGCGTGCTCAACGCGGCCAACGAGGTTGCGGTAGATGCGTTTTTGAATGATCGCATCGGGTTTTTGGCAATGAGCGACCTCAACGAATACTGCCTTCGCACGGTTGATTTTGTGGAACACCCCACCTACGAAGATTATGTACAAAGCGACGAAGAAACGCGTCGTGTAGCACGAGAATACCTAAACTAAGTCCCTATGTTGGTTACCATTGCCCAGTTGTTGTTAAGCCTTTCCATCCTGGTGGTGTTGCACGAGCTGGGGCACTTTATCCCTGCAAAACTCTTCAAGACAAGGGTTGAAAAGTTTTACCTCTTTTTTAATCCCTGGTTCTCGCTGTTCAAAAAGAAAATCGGCGAAACCACCTACGGAATTGGCTGGCTTCCGCTGGGCGGTTATGTGAAGATTTCTGGTATGATTGATGAGTCGATGGACAAAGACCAAATGACCAAGCCTCCGGAGCCGTGGGAATTTCGCGCCAAGCCCACATGGCAGCGACTCATCATTATGGTAGGTGGTGTAACGGTGAACCTGCTTCTTGGGGCCGTGCTTTACATGATGGTTCTGTTTGTGTGGGGAAAAGAATACCTGCCCCTGCAAAACATGACCTACGGAGTACACTTCGACTCCATCATGCACGAACAAGGCTTTATTGACGGCGACAAGATTCTTAAAATCGGCGACCGCACCCCGGAGACCCTTTCGGAAGTTTCGCGCCGCATATTGATTGATGGTGAAAGGGAC comes from the Cryomorphaceae bacterium genome and includes:
- a CDS encoding 1-deoxy-D-xylulose-5-phosphate reductoisomerase produces the protein MENKQRHIAILGSTGSIGTQALEVLAAHPDVFELEVLTANSNADLLIEQARAFKPNVVVITDESKYRLVSDSLADTDVKVYAGKEALNQVVEMEPIDMVLTALVGYAGLAPTLAAIRAGKHIALANKETLVVAGELVTKLAQEYGVNIYPVDSEHSAIFQCLVGEFHNPIEKIILTASGGPFRGRRREELASVTRAQALKHPNWVMGAKITIDSASLMNKGLEVIEARWLFNLKNDQIDVVVHPQSIIHSMVQFTDGSIKAQMGLPDMKLPIQFALGYPHRLKSDFERFDFARYPSLTFEQPDLETFRNLQLAFDAMERGGNAPCVLNAANEVAVDAFLNDRIGFLAMSDLNEYCLRTVDFVEHPTYEDYVQSDEETRRVAREYLN
- a CDS encoding M23 family metallopeptidase; this encodes MQPFQFYRTEKAQNYCIFPNLSGCSGFCVVITIFAPPKAPCMANDQRSRKKILKKLKNKYRLVILHESTFAEKFSMLLSPLNVIIVFTLFSLFIILMVLSVIVFTPLKEFIPGYADTSTQINAIRAAEAAAQLEEHARIQEQYLANLRRVLQGDVFENDTLELLEDGRMVQEVSFSRSLEDSLLRLKVEETERYNIAMEAESVVRDGDLTGMFFFTPLRGEISSSFDPSINHLGVDIVSRENEAVKAVLDGTVVLATWTTDGGFTIQLQHRNNLVSVYKHNSVLLKKEGDRVKAGDPIAIVGNSGELTDGPHLHFELWHKGKALDPEKFMVFN